A single Anopheles arabiensis isolate DONGOLA chromosome 2, AaraD3, whole genome shotgun sequence DNA region contains:
- the LOC120899358 gene encoding heterogeneous nuclear ribonucleoproteins A2/B1-like isoform X2 translates to MLQSLLRLLTIFAVILTVTAQERWSWSGGGNNDNRNNAKNDADRYNVRSDVLEFQGTGSQAAASNEKRNTLAVRKGRYEVKETTTKRPSFSRPQNDEFSGEFGDGNQSNDFGFNQKFGGGGLINGQFGPNPYGINLGQQGGVGGFPFQGGNALGGAGFYPGQPHLGGGYGGLGHGSSGNGILVGPGGPTGIIGRPYNRFPYGGAGYYPGGTDIPMEEDSEIRHSMDIRVDSYRPVAIPREAIFLSHSV, encoded by the exons ATGCTACAAT cATTACTTCGGCTACTGACGATATTTGCGGTAATCCTTACGGTGACCGCCCAGGAGCGATGGTCATGGTCAGGAGGGGGAAATAACGACAATAGGAATAATGCCAAAAACGATGCTGATCGATACAACGTGCGTAGCGATGTGTTGGAATTCCAAGGCACTGGGtcacaagcagcagcatcaaatgAAAAACGAAATACTTTGGCAGTTAG AAAAGGTCGATACGAGGTAAAAGAAACAACTACGAAAAGGCCATCATTCTCAAGGCCACAAAATGATGAGTTTTCTGGCGAATTTGGAGATGGAAATCAATCTAATGATTTTGG ATTCAATCAAAAGTTCGGTGGGGGAGGACTTATTAACGGACAATTTGGGCCGAACCCGTACGGAATTAACCTTGGCCAACAGGGTGGTGTAGGAGGATTCCCGTTCCAGGGTGGTAATGCATTAGGAGGAGCAGGATTTTACCCGGGTCAACCACACTTAGGCGGAGGGTATGGCGGTTTGGGACACGGTTCCAGTGGTAATGGAATTCTCGTGGGCCCTGGAGGCCCGACCGGCATTATAGGCCGTCCGTATAACCGGTTTCCGTACGGCGGTGCCGGATACTATCCTGGAGGAACGGATATCCCTATGGAGGAGGATTCGGAAATCCGACATTCAATGGACATCCGGGTGGATTCTTATCGCCCGGTGGCTATCCCTCGGGAGGCTATTTTCCTCAGCCATTCGGTGTAG